Part of the uncultured Anaeromusa sp. genome is shown below.
GGCCAATGATTTTGAATTGGGAAAAATCGTCGTGGAAATGAAAAGCGAGCTGGAAAAAATGCGCGAGCAAGTGCAAAACGTAGAGTGAGCTAGGACAGTACGGTAGGATTAGCGTATAGGAGGATGTATTTATGGATATCAAGTTGATCAATATTGGATTTGGTAATATTGTCTCTGCCAATCGGATTATTTCGATTGTCAGCCCTGAATCAGCGCCTATCAAACGTATTATTCAAGAAGCCCGCGACAGGGGTATGCTGATTGACGCCACGTACGGACGTCGCACCAGGGCGGTCATCATTGCCGACAGCGATCATGTTATTTTGTCCGCGGTACAGCCGGAAACGGTGGCGCATCGCTTGGTGAACAAGGATAGCGGCAGCGATCCTCAAGACTAAAACAGAAACGAGGTAAGCAGCTATGGCGCAAGCCAAAGGGATTTTAATTGTAATCTCCGGGCCTTCCGGAACCGGTAAAGGCACAGTCTGCAAAGAACTGCTGCAACAACTGCCTTATCTTGAATTTTCTATTTCCGCTACGACCAGGCTCCCCAGGGAAGGGGAGGTGCATGGCGTGAATTACTGGTTTACGCCGAAAGACCGTTTTCAGGAGATGATTCAAGAAAAAGCCATGTTGGAATGGGCGGAAGTATACGGGAATTATTATGGCACGCCGCGAAACTATGTACTGGAGCGTTTAGAGGCAGGCAGCGATGTTTTGCTGGAAATTGACACGCAAGGCGCCCTGCAGGTAAAGGAAAGCTATCCGGATGGCGTTTTTGTCTTTTTGATGCCGCCGTCGCTGACCGAATTAAGACGGCGCATCGCCGGGCGTGGTACGGAAACAGCGGATGTAATTGAACGTCGCTTGCAAGCGGCGGAACATGAAGTAACCTTGGCTTCTAAATACGACTACGTACTGGTTAATGACATAATAGCCGATGCCGTTGCCAAAGTTAAGGGCATTGTTATGGCTGAAAAATGTCGGGTGCGGCGCAACGCTGGCTTGATTGCAAGTATGCAAAAATTTGGGGATATTTCACATACGGGGGAATTGATATGATAAAACCGTCTCTAGATGTATTGATGACAAAAGTGGACAGCAAATATACGTTGGTAGTCTTGGCGGCCAAGCGGGCCCGGACCTTGCTGGATGAAGAACCAGGAACCTTAGAAGGACGCGCTAAGAAGCAAGTAACCGTGGCGCTAGAGGAAATTGCTAGTGATCGCATTACCTATGAACGGACGAAACACGGAATCAAGTAAAGGGGGCTCTACCATGCCGTTTACGGGAAAGACTGTTGTGGTAGGCGTGTGCGGCGGGATAGCCGCCTATAAGGCGGTGGAGCTTGTCAGCCGGCTGCGCAAGCAAAAGGCGACGGTGCATGTGGTTATGACGCAGCATGCCGCTGAATTTGTGACGCCGTTGACGTTTCGGGAATTGAGCGGCCAGCCGGTGGTTGTCAGCATGTGGGATGAGCCTAAAAACTGGCATGTAGAGCATAT
Proteins encoded:
- the rpoZ gene encoding DNA-directed RNA polymerase subunit omega, which translates into the protein MIKPSLDVLMTKVDSKYTLVVLAAKRARTLLDEEPGTLEGRAKKQVTVALEEIASDRITYERTKHGIK
- the gmk gene encoding guanylate kinase, producing MAQAKGILIVISGPSGTGKGTVCKELLQQLPYLEFSISATTRLPREGEVHGVNYWFTPKDRFQEMIQEKAMLEWAEVYGNYYGTPRNYVLERLEAGSDVLLEIDTQGALQVKESYPDGVFVFLMPPSLTELRRRIAGRGTETADVIERRLQAAEHEVTLASKYDYVLVNDIIADAVAKVKGIVMAEKCRVRRNAGLIASMQKFGDISHTGELI
- a CDS encoding DUF370 domain-containing protein produces the protein MDIKLINIGFGNIVSANRIISIVSPESAPIKRIIQEARDRGMLIDATYGRRTRAVIIADSDHVILSAVQPETVAHRLVNKDSGSDPQD